A segment of the Coffea arabica cultivar ET-39 chromosome 8c, Coffea Arabica ET-39 HiFi, whole genome shotgun sequence genome:
CATCAAAGATGGATTACACAACCAAAAATTCAATTCCCATTTATCCAAATTGGAGAATCAGTCTTCAGCTGGTTCTAGCCACCTGACCAAAGCAGTTCATTACTACAACACAGTTTTCCAGCGTTTGATGGCTGAAGGTTTCTTGTTACCAAGCTCTAAAGCTTTATGCATTGAAAGTATAAGTGGTCATGATGTAATGGCTCTAAGGAACATTGGAGTCATTGATGCATTTGGGATTTCTGAGGCAGCACTCAGAGCCTCAGAACATGGCTTAAACCATGATCCCTTTCATAACAATACCTTTGATTTCGAGTTTTTTGGCTATAGCAGTTGGTTTGATTGGTCGGTCCATCCTTCAGAAACAATTGCTCAGATTTGCAGGACACTGAAAGTAGGAGGATATTTGGTTGTTCACATTGCTGTTAATGATGAGTATACTTACAACTCTTTCATTAACTTGTTTACCTGTTTCACGTTAAAGGCTTCGCGCGACATCAAATTCAAGGAATTTGCACTCCCTTCTTTGCATGAATTTGTTCTGAAGAAAGCAAACAAGCATTCTAGCCCTAGCCAGTTGGAATCATCAGATAAGTGCAAGGTCCCAAAGTACAAAAGAGACCTGATCGACGATCTTGAGCCATTGGTGATGGAAGAGCCACAAGACTCTTGGTCTTGGGATGGTCTCGGGAAAAACGCAGACGGTATCCAGTACCTTTCTTCCATGGTTGATTTAAGATATAAGGAGAGGCACATCTATGTGGATCTTGGAGCCAGAAACTACGATTCAAGTATCGGGAGCTGGTTCGAAAAGCAATATCCAAAGCAGAACAAGACTTTTGAAGTCTATGCATTTGAGGCTGATAAGTCTTTTTATGGAGAGTACGAAGGAAAGAAAGGGGTGAAGCTGATGCCTTATGCTGCATGGGTGAGGAATGAGACCTTGTCGTTTGAAATCGACCGAGAACCCGATAATGTAGGGCTGCAATGGGCAGAGATGGGCAGGATTCAACCGAAGCAGTTATCAACTGAGGACAGGGAGAATATAGACAAGGTGTATAAGGTTGAGGCTTTGGATCTTGCTGATTGGCTGATAAGAACTTTTTCAAAGAGGGATTTTGTGGTAATGAAAATGGATATTGAGGGTTCCGAATTTGATTTGATGAATAGATTGGTAGAAAGTGGtgctttttgtttgattgatgaGTTGTTCTTGGAATGTCATTATGATCGTTGGATCAAATGCTGTTCTGGTGAGAAGACCAATAGGCACAAGAGGTCATATGCTCAATGCATGAATTTGTATGCCAAACTCAGAAAAGATGGATGCTTCGTGCACCAATGGTGGTAAACATGATCAGGCAACTCTTTGCTTAGGTATTCGAAGTTCCAAATCTCCCTCTTGCTTTTCCATCGGAAGGAAAAAGCTTGTTTAGGATGtgtcaaaattttatttaccATAATAGTGGTGGGG
Coding sequences within it:
- the LOC113706062 gene encoding uncharacterized protein, with protein sequence MDPFRRRLNSRKAIFPQVLPYFILIFIILVLAIIKDGLHNQKFNSHLSKLENQSSAGSSHLTKAVHYYNTVFQRLMAEGFLLPSSKALCIESISGHDVMALRNIGVIDAFGISEAALRASEHGLNHDPFHNNTFDFEFFGYSSWFDWSVHPSETIAQICRTLKVGGYLVVHIAVNDEYTYNSFINLFTCFTLKASRDIKFKEFALPSLHEFVLKKANKHSSPSQLESSDKCKVPKYKRDLIDDLEPLVMEEPQDSWSWDGLGKNADGIQYLSSMVDLRYKERHIYVDLGARNYDSSIGSWFEKQYPKQNKTFEVYAFEADKSFYGEYEGKKGVKLMPYAAWVRNETLSFEIDREPDNVGLQWAEMGRIQPKQLSTEDRENIDKVYKVEALDLADWLIRTFSKRDFVVMKMDIEGSEFDLMNRLVESGAFCLIDELFLECHYDRWIKCCSGEKTNRHKRSYAQCMNLYAKLRKDGCFVHQWW